The genomic interval TTTTCTGCGGTGGAAATAGCACCATGCCAAACAGCCCGATAATCAGTGCCACAAAAAAAGGCTTATGCAGTCTGTTTTTCTTATACAACTCAATGGAGAGCACTACAAACAGAGCCGTTAAGGAGAACTCAATGCCTTCGTAATTAAACGGCAAAATGTTGCCAAGCATGGCACCCACCACACTGCCGACAATCCAATAACATTGATTTAAAAAGGTGATCAGCAGGTACACTTTCTCACGATTCGCTTCAGGCACTTCGGTGGTTTTTAACAACGCAAATGTCTCATCGGTCAATCCAAAAATGAGGTAGTGCTTTTTCCATGAAAAATTTTTAAACGTCGAAATCATCGAAAGTCCGTAAAACGTATGGCGCAAATTGAGTAAAAACGTGGCGATGCCAATTTCTAAAATCGTTGCTTGTGAGGCAAAAAGCGTGAGCACTAAAAACTGACCCGAACCCGCGAAGATAAAAGCACTCATAAAAAAAGCATAATACCACGGAATAAGAAGCTTTGAAAGCAGCAGACCAAACGCCATGCCAAGGGGAATGTAACCCATCATAACAGGAATCGTGAGTTTAAAAATAGCCAAAAAATTCATACGTCTTCTTTTACATGTAAAGATTATTTTTTGATATAGCGATCCAAATACTTTTGGGTGGCATTCGCATCGCTTGACTTTTGCTGTAGCACTTTTTTAGACGCACTCTCTTTAGGTGTTGCATCACTAAAATAGATTTGATCGATCGCGACAATGAGCGCGATTACGATCAAAAATGGTATAAAAATAAGCATCGTATATTATGATTTGAGTGCGTTTACAGTTTGAAGCATCTCGTCACTGGTCGTAATAGCTTTTGAGTTCGCCTCATACGCCCTTTGCCCGATGATAAGATCGGTCATCTCTTCGACAAGTTCGACATTACTCATCTCAACAAATTGTTGTCTGACTTGTCCAATACCGTTTAAGCCCGGAGTATCCAAGATAGGATCGCCTGAAGCGGTGGTGTTGATGTAGTTGTTATCGCCCAAAGAGTGAAGACCTGCGGGGTTGATAAAGTTAGCAAGCTCGATCTGACCAATCTCCGTTGTTGCAGTTTGACCCGATTGTAGAACCGAGACAATACCATCAACGCTGATATTAATCTCCGTGGCATCTTCAGGAATGACGATATTTGGGATAAGCTGATACCCATCACTGTTGACGATATTTCCATCGGCATCGAGTTTAAACGAACCATTTCGTGTATACCCTGTCGTGCCATCAGGAAGCTCTATTTGAAAAAAGCCATTCCCCGTAATTGCCATATCCAACGAGTTACCAGTCTCTTTAAAGTTACCTTGGGTAAATTGCTTTGCAATCGCTGTTGGGCGCACACCTAGACCGATTTCAATACCCGTTGGAGAAACCGAAGTACCGCTCGTTGATGTTCCTGCATAGGTCATGGTTTGGTACATCAAGTCTGCAAACTCAGCGCGTTGTTTTTTATAACCAATGGTATTGACGTTTGAAATATTGTTTGTGGTGGTATCGATCTGCGTTTGTTGCGCGATCATACCCGTTGCTGCTGTGTAAAGTGATCGTATCATGCGTTATTCCTTATTTTTTATGCTTTGGTCGAGGCAAGTTTTGAGATGGCTTCTGAGTTAAGATCGTTCATGTGCGATTTCATCACTTTTTGGTACATTTCCACCATACGATTTGACTCAATAAGCCCAACCATTTCCGTTACAGGATTGATATTGCTGGTCTCTAAAAAACCTTGTTCTATTAGATTTCCATCTTCCAGTTGCGTTAACTCATCGGTGCTTTTAAAGGTATAAAAACTCGCACCCTCTTTGAGCAATGATTTAATGTCATCACTTTGAACGATCATGAGATTGCCTATTTGATCTTCTCTGTTGTAAACGCCACCTGCTTTATCGACTCTAAACTCTCCATCATCAGGAATGGTGATGTACTGCTGATTTTGAAAATAGGTCGCTGGCAAAACAGGATAGCCCTCTTTTGTTGTTAAAATACCCTCCGAATTGAGCGTAAACGCGCCATTTTGGGTCAAGCGAATACCATTAGGAGTTTCCACCATAAAAAAGGCATCTTCACGCTTCAGTGCAAGATCCAACGCATTTCCCGTTCGTTTAATGCCACCTTGTTGGTACTTCACATACTCTTCAACCACTTGAGGCACTCTGACCCCCACGGCATTCATAAACTTGCTCGCATCTTTGGTGTTATCTTTGATGGGCATCTCATCTTTGTATTCTTGAAAAATACGTTTAAAATCTCCGACAACGACATCGTCTCTTTTAAAGGCGGTGGTATTTAAATTGGCAAGGTTATTGGAGATAAGGTCGAGTTTATTAAACTGAGTGACCATCGCTCCTGTAACGCTGTAGTAGCTACTTTGCATTGTTTTTCCCGCTGTTTTTAAAATCTTTCCTTACTTGAAGCAACTCCCGTTCCACTTTGCCAAAATAATTTTTTAACGTCATTTAAAAGAAAACTCGGTATAATCCACATCTTTTATTAAAGAAAACAAGAAATTTCCACCTCCATACACCTTACTCAAGGAGAGTCACACTTATGGCTTCAAAAGAACTCTATACCGCATTAGAAGAACTTTTTGCAGAAAATGAAAAAGCATACGTCACTTACGAAAATGTCATGGATCTTTTTGTAAAGCCACCTACCCCTGCAAACGTTAAAAAACTGATGAGCCTTTTAGAAAAATACAAAGTTACCCTTATCTCTTCAGCTGAAATTGCCAAAATGCGCAACAAAGAAGAGGCACGAAGACGCGAAGAAGAGCGCCAAAAAATCAAAGATGATGCCCTTGAAGAAGAGTTTGATCTTGCGAGCGAAAAAGAGCTGTTAGAGTGGTCACGCAGCGATAGTCCTGTGCGAATGTATCTTCGTGAAATGGGACAAATCTCACTTTTAACGAAAGATGAAGAGATCGACATCAGCAAAAAAATTGAATTTGGTGAAGACATCATCATCGATGCGTTCTGCTCTGTTCCGTATCTTATCGACTTTATTCTAGACTATAAAGAAGCGCTGATCAACCGTGAGCGTCGTGTTAAAGAGCTTTTCAAAACCTTTGAAGATGACAGCGACGATGGCGATGATGATGAAGAGTTTGATGAAGAAGAAGGCGAAGAAGGGGAAGAGAAAAAAACCTTCTCGAAAAAAGACAACACGAGAACTGAAAAAGTCATCGAAAGCTTTAAGTCCCTTGAAAAAGCGAAAAAAGATTGGCTTAAGAGTCTTACCAGACCACCTGAAGAGAACTTGGATGATGCTGAAGAGATGATGAACTACGATCTAGGCCTTGCGTACAAAAAGAAATTGCTTAAAGACGC from Sulfurospirillum multivorans DSM 12446 carries:
- a CDS encoding AzlC family ABC transporter permease, whose protein sequence is MNFLAIFKLTIPVMMGYIPLGMAFGLLLSKLLIPWYYAFFMSAFIFAGSGQFLVLTLFASQATILEIGIATFLLNLRHTFYGLSMISTFKNFSWKKHYLIFGLTDETFALLKTTEVPEANREKVYLLITFLNQCYWIVGSVVGAMLGNILPFNYEGIEFSLTALFVVLSIELYKKNRLHKPFFVALIIGLFGMVLFPPQKMLILSLCAAAFVLIVFKRSMENGK
- the flgG gene encoding flagellar basal-body rod protein FlgG; protein product: MIRSLYTAATGMIAQQTQIDTTTNNISNVNTIGYKKQRAEFADLMYQTMTYAGTSTSGTSVSPTGIEIGLGVRPTAIAKQFTQGNFKETGNSLDMAITGNGFFQIELPDGTTGYTRNGSFKLDADGNIVNSDGYQLIPNIVIPEDATEINISVDGIVSVLQSGQTATTEIGQIELANFINPAGLHSLGDNNYINTTASGDPILDTPGLNGIGQVRQQFVEMSNVELVEEMTDLIIGQRAYEANSKAITTSDEMLQTVNALKS
- a CDS encoding flagellar hook-basal body protein, with translation MQSSYYSVTGAMVTQFNKLDLISNNLANLNTTAFKRDDVVVGDFKRIFQEYKDEMPIKDNTKDASKFMNAVGVRVPQVVEEYVKYQQGGIKRTGNALDLALKREDAFFMVETPNGIRLTQNGAFTLNSEGILTTKEGYPVLPATYFQNQQYITIPDDGEFRVDKAGGVYNREDQIGNLMIVQSDDIKSLLKEGASFYTFKSTDELTQLEDGNLIEQGFLETSNINPVTEMVGLIESNRMVEMYQKVMKSHMNDLNSEAISKLASTKA